The DNA sequence GCAGAATATTGACTCAGGTTCAAAGCTGAAAAATGTTAAAAAATTAACAATTACACTAGGAGACTAAGATGTTTACCATATTATTAGCAGGTCTGATTGCCTTCATCTTGACGGTAGTCGGTATGCCCTTCTTTATTAAGTTTTATCAGGCTAAGAAAATTGCTGGCCAACAGATGCATGAGGATGTTAAACAGCATTTGGCCAAGGCTGGAACTCCAACCATGGGGGGAACAGTCTTCATCATCGTAGCAACCGTGGTGACTCTGGCCTTTTCTACTCTAAGTCTCTTTCGTGGGGCTGCCTTTGGGGCAACGGCTGGCATTCTTTCGGTTGTGGTTATCTATGGGATCATCGGTTTTCTGGATGACTTTTTAAAGATTTTCAAGAAAATTAACGAAGGTTTAACACCTTGGCAGAAGATGCTCCTGCAAATTCTGGCTGGTCTGATTTTCTACTTTACCCATGTTCGTCCCAGCGGAACGGACGCTATCAATATTTTTGGCTTCCAGCTTCACATTGGTGTCTTCTATCTAGCTTTTGTCCTTTTCTGGGTTGTTGGCTTTTCCAATGCGGTCAATTTGACCGATGGAATTGATGGTTTGGCTTCAATTTCGGTGGTCATCTCCTTAATTGCCTATGGTGTCATGGCTTATGTGCAAAAGCAAGCGGATATTCTCTTGATCATTGTTGTCATGATTGGTGCTCTTTTAGGCTTTTTCGTCTTCAATCACAAGCCTGCCAAAGTTTTTATGGGGGATGTCGGCAGTCTGGCTCTAGGAGCTATGCTGGCTTCGATTTCCATTGCCCTGCGGCAAGAA is a window from the Streptococcus criceti HS-6 genome containing:
- the mraY gene encoding phospho-N-acetylmuramoyl-pentapeptide-transferase; protein product: MFTILLAGLIAFILTVVGMPFFIKFYQAKKIAGQQMHEDVKQHLAKAGTPTMGGTVFIIVATVVTLAFSTLSLFRGAAFGATAGILSVVVIYGIIGFLDDFLKIFKKINEGLTPWQKMLLQILAGLIFYFTHVRPSGTDAINIFGFQLHIGVFYLAFVLFWVVGFSNAVNLTDGIDGLASISVVISLIAYGVMAYVQKQADILLIIVVMIGALLGFFVFNHKPAKVFMGDVGSLALGAMLASISIALRQEWTLLVIGLVYVLETASVMLQVAYFKATKKKYGEGRRIFRMTPFHHHLELGGLSGQGKEWSEWKVDAFLWTVGACSSLVALVIWLVIK